A portion of the Pseudomonas sp. GR 6-02 genome contains these proteins:
- a CDS encoding serine/threonine transporter — protein MNDQANSVDERYVAATPASLESWNRHDTTWMLGLFGTAIGAGTLFLPINAGLGGFWPLLILALLAFPMTFYAHRGLTRFVLSGREGADITEVVEEHFGIKAGALITLLYFFAIFPILLIYSVALTNTVGSFLEHQLHIMPPPRAVLSFVLILGLLAVVRCGEQVIVKAMSLMVYPFIVALLFLAVFLIPHWNGGILSTASTLPESSALLHTLWLAIPVMVFSFNHSPIISAFAVDQKRRYGTHAQERSSQILSRAHLLMVVMVLFFVFSCVLTLSPAQLAEAKAQNLSILSYLANHFSNPTIAFAAPLIAFVAISKSFLGHYIGASEGLKGLIVKSGKRPAPKTLDRMTAAFMLVVCWVVATLNPSILGMIETLGGPVIAAILFLMPMYAIRKVPAMARYRGQASNVFVTLVGLVAISALIYSLSA, from the coding sequence ATGAATGATCAGGCCAATAGCGTCGACGAACGCTATGTAGCGGCGACACCAGCGAGCCTCGAAAGCTGGAATCGCCATGACACCACCTGGATGCTGGGCCTGTTTGGCACGGCAATCGGGGCCGGTACCCTGTTTTTACCCATCAACGCGGGGCTGGGCGGCTTTTGGCCGTTGCTGATCCTGGCATTGCTGGCGTTCCCCATGACGTTTTACGCGCACCGTGGCCTGACCCGCTTTGTGCTGTCCGGTCGTGAAGGTGCAGACATCACCGAAGTGGTGGAAGAACATTTCGGCATTAAGGCCGGTGCGCTGATCACCTTGTTGTATTTCTTCGCGATCTTCCCGATCCTGCTGATCTACAGCGTGGCCCTGACCAACACCGTGGGCAGTTTCCTCGAACATCAGCTGCACATCATGCCGCCACCGCGCGCCGTGCTGTCGTTCGTGCTGATTCTCGGCCTGCTGGCGGTGGTGCGTTGCGGTGAGCAGGTGATCGTCAAGGCCATGAGCCTGATGGTGTATCCGTTCATCGTCGCGCTGCTGTTCCTGGCGGTGTTCCTGATTCCTCACTGGAATGGCGGCATCCTCAGCACCGCGTCCACGCTGCCTGAGTCGTCGGCGCTGCTGCACACCCTGTGGCTGGCGATTCCGGTGATGGTGTTCTCGTTCAACCATTCGCCGATCATTTCGGCGTTCGCGGTGGACCAGAAACGTCGCTACGGCACGCATGCCCAAGAGCGCAGTTCGCAGATCCTGTCCCGCGCCCACCTCTTGATGGTGGTGATGGTGCTGTTCTTCGTCTTCAGCTGCGTGTTGACCCTGTCGCCGGCGCAACTGGCGGAAGCCAAGGCACAGAACCTGTCGATCCTGTCGTACCTGGCCAACCACTTCAGCAACCCGACCATCGCCTTCGCGGCGCCGTTGATTGCCTTCGTGGCCATTTCCAAGTCATTCCTGGGCCACTACATCGGCGCAAGCGAAGGCTTGAAGGGCTTGATCGTCAAGAGCGGCAAACGCCCGGCGCCGAAGACCCTGGACCGCATGACCGCAGCGTTCATGCTGGTGGTCTGCTGGGTCGTCGCGACCCTGAACCCGAGCATTCTCGGCATGATCGAAACCCTCGGTGGCCCGGTCATCGCGGCGATTCTGTTCCTGATGCCGATGTACGCGATCCGCAAAGTACCGGCGATGGCGCGTTACCGTGGCCAAGCCTCCAACGTCTTCGTGACGCTGGTGGGCCTGGTGGCCATTTCGGCGTTGATCTACTCGCTCAGCGCCTGA
- a CDS encoding DUF1289 domain-containing protein — protein MPNQTIKTPCVGLCSTVYGDLVCRGCKRFHHEVIHWNGYNEEEKRAVWLRLEQLLSQVMAAKVEIFDPALLRMQLEQRKIRFVPHQSEYCWAYQLIARGARVINNLEAYGMVLLPEFRDWNLPELRDAIDREFFLLSEAHYQRYIAPGFLKDAFGG, from the coding sequence ATGCCCAATCAGACCATCAAGACCCCCTGCGTCGGCCTCTGCTCCACTGTTTACGGTGATTTGGTGTGCCGTGGCTGCAAGCGTTTCCATCACGAAGTGATCCACTGGAACGGTTACAACGAGGAAGAAAAACGCGCGGTGTGGTTGCGGCTTGAGCAGCTGTTGTCGCAGGTGATGGCTGCCAAGGTAGAAATTTTCGATCCCGCGCTGCTGAGAATGCAGCTGGAACAGCGCAAGATCCGCTTTGTGCCGCATCAGTCGGAGTATTGCTGGGCTTATCAGTTGATCGCCCGGGGCGCGCGGGTCATCAATAATCTGGAAGCCTACGGAATGGTGCTGCTGCCGGAGTTCCGCGACTGGAACCTGCCGGAATTGCGCGATGCCATTGATCGGGAATTTTTCCTGCTCTCGGAAGCGCATTACCAGCGCTACATTGCGCCGGGGTTCCTAAAAGACGCCTTCGGCGGCTGA
- a CDS encoding glycosyltransferase — MRVILIAIGSPGDVFPFIGLANALNLRGHRATLCSLPAFKATAEQYGLEFEPLGQQTCDDTPRPRDSKSALAEQWNAVSHLLEPTYDYIAARRHEDIVVVGSFWALGARVAQETFGIAYLSVQISPFLREVHRLALDQLCAPSLNALRARKGLSGTVQHVMSQWMHSPDGVISFCPEWFAPQQASAPATLCKACEKAVAAIEHCRQRTKGRLAGHSKGAINRGSSD; from the coding sequence ATGCGGGTCATCCTGATCGCCATCGGTTCGCCCGGTGACGTTTTCCCCTTCATTGGCCTGGCCAATGCGCTGAACCTGCGCGGTCATCGCGCGACCTTGTGCAGCCTGCCGGCGTTCAAAGCCACCGCCGAACAGTACGGGCTGGAATTCGAGCCGTTAGGCCAGCAAACCTGCGACGACACGCCCCGCCCGCGAGACTCGAAAAGCGCTTTGGCAGAGCAGTGGAACGCAGTCTCGCACCTGCTCGAACCGACCTATGACTACATCGCAGCGCGGCGCCATGAGGATATCGTGGTGGTGGGCTCGTTTTGGGCGTTGGGCGCACGTGTGGCCCAGGAGACGTTCGGCATTGCCTACCTTTCGGTACAGATTTCACCGTTCTTGCGCGAGGTCCATCGGCTGGCGCTGGACCAGCTCTGTGCGCCATCACTTAACGCCTTGCGCGCCAGAAAGGGCCTGAGCGGGACGGTTCAGCACGTTATGAGCCAATGGATGCATTCGCCGGACGGCGTGATCAGCTTCTGCCCCGAGTGGTTCGCACCGCAGCAAGCTTCTGCGCCGGCCACGCTGTGCAAGGCCTGCGAAAAAGCCGTTGCGGCTATCGAGCATTGCCGCCAGCGAACCAAAGGTCGTCTGGCCGGGCATTCGAAGGGAGCGATCAACCGGGGCAGCTCCGATTGA
- the acnB gene encoding bifunctional aconitate hydratase 2/2-methylisocitrate dehydratase has product MLEAYRKHIEERAALGIVPQPLNAEQTAGLVELLKNPPAGEEAFLVDLITNRVPPGVDEAAYVKAGFLSALAKGEAKSPLIDKKRAVELLGTMQGGYNIVTLVNLLDDAELAPVAAEELKHTLLMFDAFHDVAEKAKNGNVHAKAVLQSWADGEWFKKRPVLADKISLRVFKVTGETNTDDLSPAPDAWSRPDIPLHALAMLKMARDGIVPDEQGKTGPMKQIEEMRGQGFPIAYVGDVVGTGSSRKSATNSVLWFFGDDIPYVPNKRAGGFCFGSKIAPIFYNTMEDAGALPIEFDVSNMNMGDVIDLYPHAGKVTKHNSDEVLTTFEMKTPVLLDEVRAGGRIPLIIGRGLTEKARAELGLPPFDLFKKPEAPAESTKGFTLAQKMVGKACGLAEGKGVRPGTYCEPKMTTVGSQDTTGPMTRDELKDLACLGFSADLVMQSFCHTAAYPKPIDVTTHHTLPDFIMTRGGVSLRPGDGIIHSWLNRMLLPDTVGTGGDSHTRFPMGISFPAGSGLVAFAAATGVMPLDMPESILVRFKGKMKPGITLRDLVHAIPYFAIQNGLLTVEKKGKKNAFSGRILEIEGLEGLTLEQAFELSDASAERSAAGCTIKLSKESITEYLQSNITLLRWMIGEGYGDARTLERRAQAMEAWIANPQLMEADADAEYAEVIEIDLADINEPVLCAPNDPDDARLLSSVAGEKIDEVFIGSCMTNIGHFRAAGKLLEQVKGQLPTRLWLSPPTKMDAHQLTEEGYYGIYGKAGARMEMPGCSLCMGNQARVEPNSTVVSTSTRNFPNRLGDGANVYLASAELASVASILGRLPTVEEYMEYAGKIDSMAADVYRYLSFDQIAEFREAAANANIPVVQA; this is encoded by the coding sequence GTGCTTGAAGCCTACCGCAAACATATCGAAGAGCGCGCAGCACTGGGTATCGTTCCCCAGCCGCTTAACGCCGAACAAACTGCAGGCCTGGTCGAGCTGCTGAAGAATCCCCCGGCTGGCGAAGAAGCTTTCCTCGTTGACCTGATCACCAATCGCGTTCCGCCAGGAGTGGACGAAGCCGCCTATGTAAAGGCCGGTTTCCTGTCTGCCCTCGCCAAGGGCGAAGCCAAATCCCCTCTGATCGACAAGAAGCGCGCTGTTGAACTGCTCGGCACCATGCAGGGCGGCTACAACATCGTGACCCTGGTAAACCTGCTGGACGACGCCGAACTGGCGCCAGTGGCTGCCGAAGAACTCAAGCACACCCTGCTGATGTTCGATGCCTTCCACGACGTGGCTGAAAAAGCCAAGAACGGCAACGTTCACGCCAAAGCCGTGCTGCAGTCCTGGGCTGACGGCGAGTGGTTCAAGAAGCGCCCGGTGCTGGCCGACAAGATCAGCCTGCGCGTCTTCAAGGTGACCGGCGAAACCAACACCGACGACCTGTCCCCTGCTCCAGACGCCTGGTCGCGTCCAGACATCCCGCTGCACGCCCTGGCCATGCTGAAAATGGCCCGTGACGGCATCGTTCCGGACGAGCAAGGCAAGACCGGCCCGATGAAGCAGATCGAAGAAATGCGCGGCCAGGGCTTCCCTATCGCCTACGTCGGTGACGTGGTCGGTACCGGTTCCTCGCGTAAATCCGCTACCAACTCGGTACTGTGGTTCTTCGGCGACGACATTCCTTACGTGCCTAACAAGCGCGCTGGCGGTTTCTGCTTCGGCAGCAAAATCGCTCCGATCTTCTACAACACCATGGAAGATGCCGGCGCACTGCCAATCGAGTTCGACGTTTCCAACATGAACATGGGCGATGTGATCGACCTGTACCCGCATGCTGGCAAAGTCACCAAGCACAACAGCGACGAAGTCCTGACCACCTTCGAAATGAAGACCCCGGTTCTGCTGGACGAAGTCCGCGCCGGCGGCCGTATTCCGCTGATCATCGGCCGTGGCCTGACCGAGAAGGCTCGCGCCGAACTGGGTCTGCCACCGTTCGACCTGTTCAAGAAGCCTGAAGCACCGGCCGAAAGCACCAAGGGCTTCACCCTGGCGCAGAAAATGGTCGGCAAGGCTTGCGGCCTGGCAGAAGGCAAAGGCGTTCGTCCTGGCACCTACTGCGAACCGAAGATGACCACCGTGGGTTCCCAGGACACCACCGGTCCAATGACCCGTGACGAACTGAAGGACCTGGCGTGCCTGGGCTTCTCCGCTGATCTGGTGATGCAGTCCTTCTGCCACACCGCGGCTTATCCAAAGCCGATCGACGTGACCACCCACCACACCCTGCCTGACTTCATCATGACCCGCGGCGGCGTTTCCCTGCGTCCGGGCGACGGCATCATCCACTCGTGGCTGAACCGCATGCTGCTGCCAGACACCGTGGGTACCGGTGGCGACTCGCACACCCGTTTCCCGATGGGCATCTCGTTCCCGGCCGGTTCCGGTCTGGTCGCGTTCGCCGCAGCCACCGGCGTCATGCCGCTGGACATGCCGGAATCGATCCTGGTGCGCTTCAAAGGCAAAATGAAACCTGGCATCACCCTGCGTGACCTGGTTCATGCCATTCCTTACTTCGCCATCCAGAATGGCTTGCTGACCGTCGAGAAGAAAGGCAAGAAAAACGCCTTCTCCGGCCGCATCCTGGAAATCGAAGGCCTGGAAGGCCTGACGCTGGAACAGGCTTTCGAGCTGTCCGACGCATCGGCCGAACGTTCGGCTGCCGGTTGCACCATCAAGCTGTCGAAAGAGTCGATCACCGAGTACCTGCAGTCCAACATCACCCTGCTGCGCTGGATGATCGGCGAAGGCTACGGCGATGCACGTACCCTGGAGCGTCGCGCTCAAGCGATGGAAGCCTGGATCGCCAACCCGCAACTGATGGAAGCCGATGCCGACGCCGAATACGCCGAAGTCATCGAAATCGATCTGGCGGACATCAATGAGCCTGTGCTCTGCGCACCGAACGATCCGGACGACGCCCGTCTGCTCTCCAGCGTTGCTGGCGAGAAGATCGACGAAGTGTTCATCGGTTCGTGCATGACCAACATCGGTCACTTCCGCGCTGCCGGCAAGTTGCTGGAACAGGTCAAAGGTCAGCTGCCAACCCGTCTGTGGCTGTCGCCGCCGACCAAAATGGACGCTCACCAGCTGACCGAAGAAGGCTACTACGGCATCTACGGCAAGGCCGGCGCACGCATGGAAATGCCGGGCTGCTCGCTGTGCATGGGTAACCAGGCACGTGTAGAGCCGAACTCCACCGTGGTGTCGACGTCGACCCGTAACTTCCCGAACCGTCTGGGTGACGGCGCGAACGTCTACCTGGCTTCGGCCGAGCTGGCGTCCGTTGCGTCCATCCTGGGTCGCCTGCCGACCGTCGAGGAGTACATGGAATACGCTGGCAAGATCGACAGCATGGCGGCCGACGTTTACCGCTACCTGTCCTTCGACCAGATCGCCGAGTTCCGTGAAGCTGCTGCGAACGCCAACATCCCGGTCGTTCAAGCCTAA
- a CDS encoding winged helix-turn-helix domain-containing protein gives MESLGFGKVLLVEDDEKLAGLIAHFLSQHGFEVREVHRGDLAVAAFLEFKPKIVVLDLMLPGQSGLHVCREIRSVSDTPIVILTAKEDDLDHILGLESGADDYVIKPIKPPVLLARLRALQRRQMPDSSVCSSLEFGHLSIDRSCREVRLAGEGIELTTMEFELLWLLASAAGKTLSRDDILNRMRGIAFDGLNRSVDVYISKLRGKLKDNPREPVCIKTVWGKGYLFNPFAWEL, from the coding sequence ATGGAGAGTCTGGGTTTTGGCAAAGTATTGCTGGTGGAAGACGACGAGAAGCTCGCCGGGCTGATTGCGCATTTCCTGTCCCAACACGGTTTTGAAGTCCGCGAGGTACACCGCGGAGATCTCGCGGTAGCCGCTTTCCTTGAATTCAAGCCGAAAATCGTCGTACTCGACCTGATGTTGCCGGGCCAGAGCGGCCTGCACGTGTGCCGCGAAATCCGCAGCGTATCCGACACCCCCATCGTCATTCTCACCGCCAAGGAAGACGACCTCGATCACATTCTCGGCCTGGAATCCGGTGCCGACGACTACGTGATCAAACCCATCAAGCCCCCCGTGCTGCTCGCTCGTCTGCGTGCCTTGCAACGCCGTCAGATGCCGGACAGCAGTGTGTGCAGCTCACTGGAATTCGGTCATCTGAGCATCGATCGCAGTTGCCGCGAAGTGCGCCTGGCGGGCGAGGGCATCGAGCTCACCACCATGGAATTCGAACTGCTGTGGTTGCTGGCCAGCGCTGCCGGCAAGACGCTGTCCCGCGACGACATCCTCAACCGCATGCGCGGTATCGCCTTCGACGGCCTCAACCGCAGCGTCGACGTGTACATCAGCAAACTGCGCGGCAAGCTCAAGGACAACCCGCGCGAACCGGTGTGCATCAAGACCGTGTGGGGCAAGGGCTATCTGTTCAATCCGTTTGCGTGGGAGCTGTAG
- a CDS encoding universal stress protein — MQAIRSILVVIEPEHSESLALKRAKLIAGVTQAHLHLLVCDKKHDHSAMLGVLKAALLADGYNVTTEQAWNESLHDTIIDVQQAEGCGLVVKQHYPDSPLKKALLTPADWKLLRYCPTPVLLVKTAKPWTGGVILAAIDVGNMDGEHRTLHASIIDHGYDIASLAKAHLHVISAHPSPMLSAADPTMQLKETIEARYREQCQAFQAEFDIDDDHLHIEEGPADVLIPFMAHKLGASVTVIGTVARTGLSGALIGNTAEVVLDALESDVLVLKPDEIMDHLEEIVTRH, encoded by the coding sequence ATGCAAGCCATTCGCAGCATTCTGGTGGTCATTGAACCCGAACACTCGGAAAGCCTGGCGCTCAAACGGGCCAAATTGATCGCTGGCGTGACCCAGGCTCATCTGCACCTGCTGGTCTGCGATAAAAAGCATGATCACAGCGCGATGCTCGGCGTGCTCAAGGCGGCCCTGCTGGCGGACGGGTACAACGTCACCACCGAGCAAGCCTGGAACGAAAGCCTGCACGACACCATTATCGATGTGCAGCAGGCTGAAGGTTGCGGGCTGGTGGTCAAGCAGCATTATCCCGACAGCCCACTGAAAAAGGCCCTGCTGACCCCGGCGGACTGGAAACTGCTGCGCTACTGCCCGACTCCGGTGCTGCTGGTGAAAACCGCCAAACCCTGGACCGGTGGCGTGATCCTGGCGGCCATCGATGTCGGCAACATGGACGGCGAACACCGCACCTTGCATGCCAGCATCATCGATCATGGCTACGACATTGCCAGCTTGGCCAAGGCCCATCTGCACGTGATCAGCGCCCATCCGTCGCCGATGCTGTCGGCGGCCGACCCGACGATGCAGCTCAAGGAAACCATCGAGGCCCGTTACCGCGAGCAGTGCCAGGCGTTCCAGGCCGAGTTCGACATCGACGACGACCACCTGCACATCGAGGAAGGCCCGGCGGATGTATTGATTCCGTTCATGGCCCATAAGCTGGGGGCCTCCGTGACGGTAATCGGCACGGTGGCGCGGACCGGGTTGTCCGGGGCGTTGATCGGCAATACGGCGGAAGTGGTGCTCGATGCGCTGGAAAGCGATGTGCTGGTGCTCAAGCCGGACGAGATCATGGATCATCTGGAAGAGATCGTGACCCGGCATTGA
- a CDS encoding 2-hydroxyacid dehydrogenase: MTATVLVLVETINEYLPILEHQGFHLILAPTPAERAAAIARQGSQIDAVLTRGPLGLYANEIAALPNLKIICVIGAGYEHVDLQAAVNRGITVTNGAGVNASSVADHAMALLLALVRDIPRADAAVRRGEWPKIMRPSLAGKHIGILGLGAVGLAIAKRAANGFDMRVSYHNRQHRSDVPYSYCSTPTELARQSDFLIVATPGGIGTQHLINRQVLDALGPNGFLVNIARASVVVTADLITALEQRRIAGAALDVFDHEPQVPDALKGLANVILTPHVAGLSPEATQGTVELAGKNLTAFFSGQPVLTPIALPPPSTTTRLNH; encoded by the coding sequence ATGACCGCAACCGTTCTGGTACTGGTTGAAACCATCAATGAATACCTGCCGATTCTCGAACATCAGGGGTTTCATTTGATCCTGGCCCCAACCCCGGCCGAGCGCGCTGCCGCCATTGCCCGGCAGGGCAGCCAGATCGATGCGGTGCTGACGCGTGGCCCGTTAGGTCTGTATGCCAATGAAATCGCCGCCCTGCCCAACCTCAAGATCATCTGCGTGATCGGCGCCGGTTACGAACACGTTGACCTGCAGGCCGCCGTCAACCGGGGCATCACTGTCACCAACGGCGCCGGCGTCAATGCCTCCTCCGTTGCCGATCACGCCATGGCGTTGCTGCTGGCACTGGTTCGTGACATCCCTCGGGCAGATGCTGCCGTCCGTCGGGGCGAGTGGCCGAAGATCATGCGTCCTTCGCTGGCCGGCAAACACATAGGCATCCTCGGCCTCGGTGCCGTTGGCCTCGCTATCGCCAAACGTGCCGCCAACGGCTTCGATATGAGAGTGAGTTACCACAACCGCCAGCATCGCAGCGATGTGCCGTACAGCTATTGCTCGACGCCTACCGAGCTGGCACGCCAATCAGACTTTCTGATAGTTGCCACCCCGGGCGGGATCGGCACCCAACACCTGATCAACCGGCAAGTGCTCGACGCCCTGGGGCCCAACGGATTCCTCGTCAACATCGCCCGAGCCAGCGTGGTCGTCACGGCGGACCTGATCACCGCGCTCGAACAGCGGCGGATCGCCGGTGCCGCGCTGGATGTCTTCGACCACGAACCCCAGGTACCGGACGCCCTCAAGGGGTTGGCCAACGTGATTCTGACTCCGCATGTCGCCGGATTGTCCCCGGAGGCCACCCAAGGCACCGTCGAACTGGCCGGCAAAAACCTGACGGCGTTTTTTTCCGGTCAACCGGTACTGACGCCCATTGCGTTACCGCCACCGTCGACAACCACCCGGCTCAATCACTAA
- the tssA gene encoding type VI secretion system protein TssA — protein MNQPSTPLPELITQLLEPISKEAPCGQDLRYEPEFDRLRELRREDDTSLPTGVWQSSIKRAQWPELEKLATSLLLERSKDLMLSAWLGEAWLHQDGLDGLPGSLALVAGLCERYPEHLHPQAEDGDLSWRVIPLEWLARRYAEVLLTRVPLFEPHNHEFDGFCLDAWRRLQLQQVQGSDSKAAKTSAENARNEQKKITEQIRATPLSFWLRSQGSLLLSQQHLQRLEVWSDAFLGNQAPGFKALQDVIDALLTLVQEFIAMHPRKPTPAPPVETPVVAASSPSPTAAPEVLAVPQVFSEPANREEAYRQLLLIAEYLARTEPHSPVPYLIKRGVEWGNKPLSELLGELISADAESRRLWTLLGVL, from the coding sequence GTGAATCAACCATCAACACCGTTGCCGGAACTGATTACGCAACTGCTCGAACCGATCAGCAAGGAGGCGCCTTGTGGTCAGGATTTGCGTTATGAACCCGAGTTCGACCGGTTGCGCGAACTGCGCCGCGAGGATGACACCAGTTTGCCGACAGGGGTGTGGCAGTCGTCGATCAAGCGCGCCCAGTGGCCGGAGCTGGAAAAACTGGCCACGAGCCTGCTGCTCGAGCGCAGCAAGGATTTGATGCTCAGCGCCTGGCTGGGGGAGGCCTGGCTGCATCAGGACGGGCTCGATGGGTTGCCGGGCAGCCTGGCGCTGGTGGCCGGGTTGTGCGAACGCTATCCCGAACACCTGCACCCACAGGCTGAGGATGGCGACCTGTCGTGGCGAGTGATACCGCTGGAATGGTTGGCTCGACGCTACGCTGAAGTGTTGCTGACCCGAGTGCCGTTGTTCGAACCGCACAACCACGAATTCGACGGTTTCTGTCTGGACGCCTGGCGCCGGTTGCAGTTGCAACAGGTGCAGGGCAGCGACAGTAAAGCGGCCAAGACCTCGGCCGAGAACGCGCGCAACGAACAGAAAAAAATCACCGAACAGATTCGTGCCACACCGTTGTCATTCTGGTTGCGCAGCCAGGGCAGCCTGCTGCTCAGTCAGCAGCACTTGCAGCGCCTGGAGGTGTGGAGCGACGCTTTTCTCGGGAATCAGGCCCCAGGCTTCAAGGCGCTGCAGGACGTGATCGACGCGTTGTTGACCCTGGTTCAGGAGTTTATCGCCATGCATCCACGAAAACCGACCCCGGCGCCTCCGGTCGAAACGCCAGTGGTGGCTGCATCGAGCCCCAGCCCGACCGCCGCGCCTGAAGTCCTTGCAGTGCCCCAGGTGTTCAGCGAACCGGCGAATCGTGAAGAGGCGTACCGGCAATTGCTGCTGATCGCCGAGTACCTGGCGCGCACCGAACCCCACAGCCCGGTGCCCTATCTGATCAAGCGGGGTGTGGAGTGGGGCAACAAGCCCCTGAGCGAGCTGCTGGGCGAACTGATCAGCGCCGATGCCGAATCCCGACGACTCTGGACACTGTTGGGCGTTCTTTAG
- a CDS encoding tRNA-(ms[2]io[6]A)-hydroxylase: protein MILPEIHEFLGCRTPDGWVQAALADQETLLIDHKNCEFKAASTALSLIAKYHSHVDLINLMSRLAREELVHHEQVMRLMKKRKIELRQLSAGRYASGLRKVVRSHEPVKLVDTLVVGAFIEARSCERFEALVPHLDEELGKFYFGLLKSEARHFQGYLKLAYQYGDAKDIAQVIDKVRDAEQALIESPDVEFRFHSGVPVAA, encoded by the coding sequence ATGATCCTTCCCGAAATTCACGAGTTCCTCGGCTGCCGCACGCCCGACGGTTGGGTCCAGGCCGCGCTGGCCGATCAGGAAACGCTGCTGATCGACCACAAAAACTGCGAATTCAAGGCGGCCAGCACGGCGTTGAGCCTGATTGCCAAGTATCACTCCCACGTCGATCTGATCAACCTGATGTCGCGTCTGGCCCGGGAAGAGCTGGTGCACCACGAGCAGGTCATGCGCCTGATGAAAAAGCGCAAGATTGAACTGCGCCAGCTGTCCGCCGGGCGTTACGCCTCGGGGCTGCGCAAAGTGGTGCGCAGCCACGAGCCGGTGAAGCTGGTGGATACGCTGGTGGTCGGCGCGTTCATCGAAGCCCGCAGTTGCGAGCGTTTCGAGGCGTTGGTGCCGCATCTGGATGAGGAGCTGGGCAAGTTCTATTTCGGCCTGCTGAAAAGCGAGGCCCGGCATTTCCAGGGGTATCTGAAACTGGCCTATCAATACGGTGACGCCAAGGACATCGCCCAGGTGATCGACAAGGTGCGCGACGCCGAACAGGCGTTGATCGAGTCGCCGGATGTGGAGTTCAGGTTTCACAGTGGTGTGCCGGTCGCGGCGTGA